One region of Elstera cyanobacteriorum genomic DNA includes:
- a CDS encoding amino acid ABC transporter permease — translation MVDFSLWDIIRNLLLAARWTVVLSLIAFIGGGLVGGGLLVARLTGKRWIEVSVARYVQVFQGTPLLMQIFLAYFGIGMFGIKVSPWVSVSAALTLYTSAFLTEIWRGCVASVPKGQWEASQSLALSFGEQLRYVILPQALRVAVPPTVGFLVQVIKGTALASVVGFVELTRAGNMISNVTYAPFTVFACVGLLYFALCYPISLYAQFLERKLHAVRR, via the coding sequence ATGGTCGATTTCTCCCTCTGGGACATTATCCGCAATCTGTTGCTGGCGGCGCGCTGGACGGTGGTGCTGTCGCTGATTGCCTTTATCGGCGGCGGGTTGGTCGGCGGTGGGCTGCTGGTGGCGCGACTAACCGGTAAGCGCTGGATCGAGGTTTCCGTCGCGCGCTATGTGCAGGTGTTCCAGGGCACGCCGCTATTGATGCAGATTTTCCTCGCCTATTTCGGCATTGGCATGTTTGGCATCAAAGTATCGCCCTGGGTTTCGGTTTCGGCGGCGCTCACCCTCTATACCAGCGCCTTTCTGACCGAAATTTGGCGCGGTTGCGTGGCATCCGTGCCGAAAGGCCAGTGGGAGGCTTCGCAAAGCCTGGCGCTCAGCTTTGGTGAACAATTGCGCTATGTGATCCTGCCCCAGGCGCTGCGGGTGGCGGTACCGCCGACGGTTGGGTTTCTGGTGCAGGTGATCAAAGGGACGGCGCTCGCCTCCGTCGTCGGCTTTGTCGAACTGACGCGGGCGGGGAACATGATCTCCAACGTCACCTATGCCCCCTTCACCGTCTTTGCCTGCGTCGGTCTGCTCTATTTCGCCCTGTGCTACCCGATCAGCCTTTACGCGCAATTCCTTGAAAGGAAGCTCCATGCCGTCCGCCGCTGA
- a CDS encoding amino acid ABC transporter ATP-binding protein: MPSAADAAVYEPPIVQITALRKSYGEVEVLKGIDLEVKRGEVIAIIGKSGSGKSTLLRCINGLEVFQDGALTVDGKPLVHDSQAAMRALRQRVGMIFQSFNLFPHLTVGRNIMLAPTLVKKRDQAEAAAQARALLDRVGLAEKFDAMPDQLSGGQQQRVAIARALAMEPGVLLCDEITSALDPELVGEVLRVVERLADEGMTLLMVTHEMNFARKVADRVIFMHQGRVHEMGPPEALFGSPATAELRQFLSSLLD; the protein is encoded by the coding sequence ATGCCGTCCGCCGCTGACGCTGCCGTTTACGAACCGCCGATCGTTCAAATCACGGCGCTGCGCAAATCCTATGGCGAGGTCGAGGTGTTGAAGGGCATCGACCTTGAGGTCAAGCGCGGCGAGGTCATTGCCATCATCGGCAAGAGCGGATCGGGCAAAAGCACGCTGCTGCGCTGCATCAATGGGCTGGAAGTGTTTCAGGACGGTGCCCTAACCGTCGATGGCAAGCCGCTGGTACACGATAGTCAGGCGGCGATGCGGGCCTTGCGCCAGCGCGTCGGCATGATTTTTCAAAGCTTCAACCTGTTTCCGCACCTCACGGTGGGCCGCAATATCATGCTGGCGCCGACGCTGGTGAAAAAGCGCGATCAGGCAGAAGCGGCCGCCCAGGCGCGGGCGCTGTTGGACCGGGTGGGGTTGGCGGAAAAATTCGACGCGATGCCCGACCAGCTTTCTGGCGGGCAGCAGCAGCGCGTCGCCATTGCCCGCGCGCTGGCGATGGAGCCGGGGGTGCTGCTGTGCGATGAAATTACCTCCGCCCTCGATCCCGAATTGGTCGGCGAGGTGCTGCGCGTCGTCGAACGCTTGGCCGACGAAGGCATGACCCTGCTGATGGTGACCCACGAAATGAACTTCGCCCGCAAGGTCGCCGACCGGGTGATTTTCATGCACCAGGGTCGCGTCCATGAAATGGGGCCGCCGGAGGCCTTGTTCGGCAGCCCCGCGACGGCCGAGTTGCGGCAGTTCCTCTCGTCGTTGCTCGATTAA
- a CDS encoding M81 family metallopeptidase, producing MSFRVLTAEFSHESNTFSQRPTDLAAFRDRYYFVGADAIAERGTANTPLAGFLKIARAENWTVHHAISAGATPSGPVTREAYEHVAAVIVNAAKILRGSLDGILLGLHGAMVVAHVEDGEGELLERLRSIVGPDLPIGITLDPHANVTERMVRLATAIVSYKTYPHVDMRECGEQAARIIGRTMAGEIRPVTLWEKLPMLEEATGGRTDIGPMVPRIAAARAYETEPDVFAVSVNGAFPNADIADVGPSVLVTCQGDLPKHQAFIRGLAADIWEKRADRGAPLLSVDAAARYAKTFNVSKGPLVIADFADNPGGGAYGDSTALLAALIAADVQDACFAPIFDPESVDLLSKHQPGDTVRLKLGGKTDARFGGGPLDLSVTLIGLFDGTYVGHGPMMGGLKGSFGPSATVRIGGIEVLVVSNVTQVLDLAQFQAFGIEPTERRVVALKSMQHFRAAFDPIAGEVIVCDSGALCTPDLTKMPYSRARRPIYPLEADTAWV from the coding sequence ATGAGTTTCCGCGTCCTGACCGCCGAATTTTCCCACGAAAGCAATACGTTCAGTCAACGGCCGACCGATCTGGCCGCCTTCCGCGACCGCTATTATTTCGTCGGGGCGGATGCCATTGCCGAACGTGGGACCGCCAATACCCCGCTCGCCGGGTTTCTGAAAATTGCCCGCGCCGAAAATTGGACCGTCCACCACGCGATCAGCGCTGGCGCCACCCCATCCGGTCCGGTCACGCGCGAGGCGTATGAGCATGTCGCCGCCGTCATCGTTAATGCGGCGAAGATTCTGCGCGGCAGCCTCGACGGTATTCTGCTCGGTCTGCACGGCGCGATGGTCGTAGCCCATGTGGAGGATGGCGAGGGCGAGTTACTGGAGCGGCTGCGCTCCATCGTCGGCCCGGATCTGCCCATTGGCATCACGCTCGATCCGCACGCCAATGTGACGGAACGGATGGTCCGCCTCGCCACCGCCATTGTGTCCTACAAAACCTATCCGCACGTCGATATGCGCGAGTGCGGCGAGCAGGCCGCCCGCATCATCGGGCGGACGATGGCCGGGGAAATCCGCCCCGTCACCCTTTGGGAGAAACTGCCGATGCTGGAAGAAGCGACCGGCGGGCGCACCGACATCGGCCCGATGGTTCCGCGCATCGCCGCCGCCCGTGCCTATGAGACGGAGCCGGATGTTTTCGCTGTCAGCGTCAACGGCGCCTTCCCCAATGCCGATATTGCCGACGTGGGACCGAGCGTCTTGGTGACCTGCCAGGGCGATCTGCCGAAGCACCAAGCCTTCATCCGTGGGCTGGCGGCGGATATTTGGGAGAAGCGCGCCGACCGAGGCGCGCCGCTGCTGAGCGTGGACGCCGCCGCCCGTTACGCCAAAACCTTCAATGTCAGCAAAGGCCCGCTGGTCATCGCCGATTTCGCCGATAATCCTGGCGGCGGCGCCTATGGCGACTCAACGGCCCTGCTGGCCGCCCTAATCGCGGCAGACGTGCAGGATGCGTGTTTCGCCCCAATCTTCGACCCCGAGAGCGTGGACTTGCTGAGCAAGCATCAGCCGGGCGATACCGTGCGCTTGAAGCTGGGCGGTAAGACCGATGCCCGCTTCGGCGGCGGGCCGCTCGATCTCTCGGTCACGCTGATTGGTCTCTTCGATGGGACTTACGTGGGGCACGGCCCGATGATGGGTGGCCTGAAGGGCAGCTTCGGCCCCAGTGCCACCGTGCGCATCGGCGGCATCGAGGTGCTGGTGGTCAGCAACGTCACCCAGGTGCTCGACCTTGCGCAGTTCCAAGCCTTCGGCATCGAACCGACCGAACGGCGCGTTGTGGCGCTGAAATCCATGCAGCATTTCCGCGCCGCCTTCGACCCCATCGCGGGGGAGGTTATCGTCTGCGACAGCGGCGCGCTCTGCACCCCCGACCTGACCAAAATGCCCTATAGCCGTGCCCGCCGCCCGATTTACCCGTTGGAGGCCGACACGGCCTGGGTTTAA